A stretch of the Clavibacter sp. B3I6 genome encodes the following:
- a CDS encoding MetQ/NlpA family ABC transporter substrate-binding protein, with protein sequence MTTQAPLIDAPKRKNRLGLIIGAVVVVLAIVAAVLFSTGAFSGGGKSVRIGVVGASDPQWQPFVDAAKEEGIDVEVVNFSEYTQLNPALSEGEIDLNQFQHLVYLAQYNEGAGDDLTPIGATAIYPLALYSQKHGSVDEIPEGGTVVVPNDESNLARSLLVLQSAGLVTLKGGGSSISTLDDIDQAASKVTVTPVDAALTATSLPDADAVIINNDFVTDAGLTSDDAIAQDDPSDPNSLAYVNVFAARADDADDETYLQLARIFEDTPAVIDALVENSGDTAVPLKTPADELQSILATTEKAVAERKSAE encoded by the coding sequence ATGACCACCCAGGCCCCCCTGATCGACGCCCCGAAGCGGAAGAACCGCCTCGGCCTCATCATCGGCGCGGTCGTCGTCGTCCTCGCGATCGTCGCGGCCGTGCTCTTCTCGACCGGCGCGTTCTCGGGCGGCGGCAAGTCCGTCCGCATCGGCGTCGTCGGCGCGAGCGACCCGCAGTGGCAGCCCTTCGTCGACGCGGCGAAGGAGGAGGGCATCGACGTGGAGGTCGTGAACTTCTCCGAGTACACGCAGCTGAACCCCGCGCTGTCCGAGGGCGAGATCGACCTCAACCAGTTCCAGCACCTCGTCTACCTCGCGCAGTACAACGAGGGCGCGGGCGACGACCTCACGCCCATCGGCGCCACCGCCATCTACCCTCTCGCGCTGTACTCGCAGAAGCACGGCTCGGTCGACGAGATCCCCGAGGGCGGCACCGTCGTCGTCCCGAACGACGAGTCGAACCTCGCCCGCAGCCTCCTGGTGCTCCAGAGCGCGGGCCTCGTGACGCTCAAGGGCGGCGGATCCAGCATCTCGACGCTCGACGACATCGACCAGGCCGCGTCGAAGGTCACCGTCACCCCCGTCGACGCCGCGCTCACGGCCACGTCGCTGCCCGACGCCGACGCCGTCATCATCAACAACGACTTCGTCACCGACGCCGGCCTCACCTCCGACGACGCCATCGCCCAGGACGACCCGAGCGACCCCAACTCCCTCGCCTACGTCAACGTGTTCGCGGCCCGTGCCGACGACGCGGACGACGAGACCTACCTCCAGCTCGCGCGCATCTTCGAGGACACCCCGGCCGTCATCGACGCCCTCGTCGAGAACTCGGGCGACACCGCCGTCCCGCTCAAGACCCCGGCCGACGAGCTGCAGAGCATCCTCGCCACCACCGAGAAGGCCGTCGCGGAGCGGAAGTCGGCAGAGTGA
- a CDS encoding methionine ABC transporter ATP-binding protein has translation MTDAPHVSLRGVGKQYPPRAKGEQGLDALAGVDLDIRRGEVFGIIGYSGAGKSTLVRLVNALERPTSGTVSVDGREIQDLPERELRKLRLGIGMVFQQFNLFASKTVWGNVAYPLSVAGMPKDQQQRRISELLHFVGLADKAHARPDELSGGQKQRVGIARALATSPAILLADEATSALDPETTSEVLALLRRVNEELGVTIVVITHEMEVIKSIADRVAVMDSGRVIEQGEVFDVFSRPTSDAARRFVSTVVAGVPEAEEVARLRARHPGRLVTLSFADGGATQSEVFRALADAGIGFEVVHGGITDIQGRTFGNLTLALGGDAARIDEVLAADRAGVTVTEVV, from the coding sequence GTGACGGACGCCCCGCACGTCTCCCTGCGGGGCGTCGGCAAGCAGTACCCGCCGCGCGCCAAGGGCGAGCAGGGGCTCGACGCCCTCGCCGGCGTCGACCTCGACATCCGCCGCGGCGAGGTGTTCGGGATCATCGGCTACTCGGGCGCCGGCAAGAGCACGCTCGTGCGGCTCGTGAACGCGCTCGAGCGGCCGACCTCGGGCACGGTGTCGGTGGACGGGCGGGAGATCCAGGACCTGCCCGAGCGGGAGCTGCGGAAGCTCCGCCTCGGCATCGGCATGGTGTTCCAGCAGTTCAACCTCTTCGCGTCGAAGACGGTGTGGGGCAACGTGGCGTACCCGCTGTCCGTCGCGGGCATGCCGAAGGACCAGCAGCAGCGGCGGATCAGCGAGCTCCTCCACTTCGTCGGCCTCGCCGACAAGGCGCACGCCCGGCCCGACGAGCTGTCCGGCGGCCAGAAGCAGCGCGTCGGCATCGCCCGCGCGCTCGCCACGAGCCCCGCGATCCTCCTCGCCGACGAGGCGACGAGCGCGCTCGACCCCGAGACCACGAGCGAGGTCCTCGCGCTCCTCCGCCGCGTCAACGAGGAGCTGGGGGTCACCATCGTCGTCATCACGCACGAGATGGAGGTCATCAAGTCCATCGCCGACCGCGTGGCCGTCATGGACTCCGGCCGCGTCATCGAGCAGGGCGAGGTGTTCGACGTGTTCTCCCGCCCCACGAGCGACGCCGCGCGGCGATTCGTCTCCACCGTCGTCGCGGGCGTGCCCGAGGCCGAGGAGGTCGCGCGCCTGCGGGCGCGGCACCCCGGCCGGCTCGTCACGCTGTCGTTCGCGGACGGCGGCGCCACCCAGAGCGAGGTCTTCCGCGCGCTCGCCGACGCGGGCATCGGCTTCGAGGTCGTGCACGGCGGCATCACGGACATCCAGGGCCGCACGTTCGGCAACCTGACCCTCGCGCTCGGGGGCGACGCCGCGCGCATCGACGAGGTGCTCGCGGCCGACCGCGCCGGCGTCACCGTGACGGAGGTGGTCTGA
- a CDS encoding MarR family winged helix-turn-helix transcriptional regulator, which produces MPSRDEVDRIVDAWRRERPDLDFSPLEVLSRVGRLSRLLERARRSAFQESELESWEFDVLSALRRAGDPYQLSPKALLQQTLVSSGTMTNRIDRLVARGLVERRTDPHDGRGILVVMSAAGRTRVDTAITRLVAEEADLLATMPGADRDVLAGLLRQLILDLDDDGA; this is translated from the coding sequence ATGCCCAGCCGCGACGAGGTCGACCGCATCGTCGACGCGTGGCGCCGCGAGCGGCCCGACCTCGACTTCTCGCCGCTCGAGGTGCTGTCGCGGGTCGGCCGGCTGTCGCGGCTGCTCGAGCGCGCGCGGCGCTCGGCGTTCCAGGAGTCGGAGCTCGAGTCGTGGGAGTTCGACGTGCTGTCGGCGCTGCGCCGGGCGGGCGACCCGTACCAGCTGAGCCCCAAGGCCCTCCTGCAGCAGACGCTCGTCTCCTCGGGAACGATGACGAACCGCATCGACCGGCTCGTGGCGCGCGGCCTCGTCGAGCGGCGCACCGACCCGCACGACGGGCGCGGGATCCTCGTCGTCATGTCGGCCGCGGGGCGCACGCGCGTCGACACGGCCATCACGCGGCTCGTGGCCGAGGAGGCGGACCTGCTCGCGACGATGCCCGGCGCCGATCGCGACGTGCTCGCGGGGCTGCTGCGGCAGCTCATCCTCGACCTCGACGACGACGGGGCCTGA
- a CDS encoding NADPH-dependent F420 reductase: MLDLHTNGNVDTGGRPRDGRRQDHMRIGIIGTGMIGATLARRLAGAGHDVAIANSRGPETIEGAALSTGARAVEATDVAAGVDALIVSVPLNRVPDVAPLVRAAPEGAVIIDTSNYYPMRDEAIAELDGGQVESLWVGEQYGRPLVKAWNAIVAQSFAERGTPEGAAGRIAVPVAGDDAAAQALAMSLVEDTGFDAFDSGSLAESWRQQPGTPAYCTDLTAEEMPAALAGADRARSARRRDLVIDVVTERAEAGGDVSSDYLVRLNRAVY; encoded by the coding sequence GTGCTTGACCTTCACACTAATGGCAATGTCGACACTGGAGGGAGACCACGAGACGGAAGAAGGCAGGACCACATGAGGATCGGCATCATCGGCACCGGCATGATCGGCGCCACCCTCGCACGGCGCCTCGCGGGCGCAGGACACGACGTGGCCATCGCGAACTCCCGCGGCCCCGAGACCATCGAGGGCGCGGCCCTCAGCACCGGCGCGCGGGCGGTGGAGGCGACGGACGTCGCGGCGGGGGTCGACGCCCTCATCGTGTCCGTGCCGCTGAACCGGGTCCCGGACGTCGCTCCCCTCGTCCGCGCCGCGCCCGAGGGCGCCGTCATCATCGACACCTCGAACTACTACCCCATGCGCGACGAGGCGATCGCCGAGCTCGACGGCGGCCAGGTGGAGAGCCTGTGGGTCGGCGAGCAGTACGGACGGCCGCTGGTCAAGGCGTGGAACGCGATCGTGGCGCAGTCCTTCGCGGAGCGCGGCACCCCGGAGGGCGCGGCCGGGCGGATCGCCGTCCCCGTCGCCGGAGACGACGCGGCCGCGCAGGCGCTGGCGATGTCGCTGGTCGAGGACACCGGCTTCGACGCGTTCGACAGCGGCTCGCTGGCGGAGTCGTGGCGACAGCAGCCCGGCACGCCGGCGTACTGCACCGACCTCACCGCGGAGGAGATGCCCGCCGCCCTCGCCGGAGCCGACCGCGCCCGGTCGGCACGTCGCCGCGATCTCGTCATCGACGTCGTGACCGAGCGCGCGGAAGCCGGCGGGGACGTGTCGTCCGACTACCTCGTGCGGCTCAACCGCGCCGTCTACTGA
- a CDS encoding LysE/ArgO family amino acid transporter — translation MHPLAHALSGFGLGLSLIAAIGAQNAFLLRQGTRREHVGAVVVICALSDVILIGLGVAGVGAVIEAAPVAIVVIRVLGAAFLAGYAALSLLRAVAPRGLAVAASAPRSLGAVVGACLALTWLNPHVYLDTVLLVGSVAVGHGDGRWAFGIGAMVASCVWFTLLVLAARVFAPVLARPAAWRVLDTAIALVMLVLAVQVLLPLVPAGAGEGARILVAAVICLALAGAVAAWSRARSRRVAVVDLAGPGTQRDAVAAPLADPAGKPADPRRVPVE, via the coding sequence ATGCACCCCCTCGCCCACGCGCTCTCCGGCTTCGGCCTCGGCCTCTCGCTCATCGCCGCCATCGGCGCGCAGAACGCGTTCCTCCTCCGCCAGGGCACGCGGCGCGAGCACGTCGGTGCCGTGGTCGTGATCTGCGCCCTCTCCGACGTGATCCTCATCGGCCTCGGGGTGGCCGGGGTCGGCGCGGTCATCGAGGCGGCGCCCGTGGCGATCGTCGTGATCCGCGTCCTCGGCGCCGCGTTCCTCGCGGGCTACGCCGCCCTCTCGCTCCTCCGGGCCGTCGCGCCGCGGGGCCTCGCGGTCGCCGCGAGCGCGCCCCGCTCCCTCGGCGCCGTGGTCGGCGCGTGCCTCGCGCTCACGTGGCTCAACCCGCACGTGTACCTCGACACGGTGCTCCTCGTCGGATCCGTCGCCGTGGGCCACGGCGACGGCCGCTGGGCGTTCGGGATCGGCGCGATGGTGGCCAGCTGCGTCTGGTTCACCCTCCTCGTCCTGGCGGCGCGCGTCTTCGCGCCCGTGCTCGCCCGCCCGGCCGCGTGGCGCGTGCTCGACACCGCCATCGCGCTCGTGATGCTCGTGCTCGCCGTGCAGGTGCTGCTGCCGCTCGTGCCCGCGGGCGCGGGGGAGGGGGCGCGGATCCTCGTGGCGGCCGTGATCTGCCTCGCGCTCGCTGGGGCGGTCGCGGCGTGGTCCCGCGCGCGGTCGCGTCGCGTCGCCGTCGTCGACCTCGCCGGCCCGGGGACGCAGCGGGACGCCGTCGCCGCGCCCCTCGCGGATCCGGCCGGGAAGCCCGCGGACCCCCGGCGCGTTCCGGTGGAGTGA
- a CDS encoding LysR family transcriptional regulator ArgP → MMDIRTEHLRTLAAVVDTGTLDAAARALRLTPSAVSQRITALERSAGRVLLRRTRPATTTEAGDAVLRHARQVLLLERDLDGLLGVGDGDAPRAGTAAVPVVVNGDSLASWLLPAFAHLAAETGQAVEVLREDEHHSLDLLRDGSAMAAVTSVRDPVQGCTSERLGRMRYRALATPAYVAAHLPDGPTPSALAVAPLVMYDRKDAMQDRWLRGRRAPAGQPRHYVPSSAEFVTAVALGMGWGMLPDLQGEELVRQGVLVPLDAASHVDVALHWQRWSVDSPVLADLTRHVRAAAASLR, encoded by the coding sequence ATGATGGACATCCGCACCGAGCACCTGCGCACCCTCGCCGCCGTCGTCGACACCGGCACGCTGGACGCCGCCGCCCGCGCCCTGCGCCTCACGCCGTCCGCGGTGAGCCAGCGCATCACGGCGCTGGAGCGGAGCGCCGGCCGCGTGCTCCTCCGCCGCACCCGGCCCGCGACCACGACCGAGGCGGGCGACGCGGTCCTCCGGCACGCGCGGCAGGTGCTCCTGCTCGAGCGCGACCTCGACGGCCTGCTCGGCGTGGGCGACGGCGACGCGCCCCGGGCGGGCACGGCCGCGGTGCCGGTGGTCGTCAACGGCGACTCGCTGGCGTCGTGGCTGCTGCCGGCCTTCGCCCATCTCGCCGCGGAGACGGGGCAGGCCGTCGAGGTGCTGCGCGAGGACGAGCACCACTCCCTCGACCTGCTGCGCGACGGATCCGCGATGGCCGCGGTCACGAGCGTGCGCGACCCGGTGCAGGGCTGCACCTCCGAGCGGCTCGGCCGGATGCGGTACCGCGCCCTCGCGACGCCCGCCTACGTCGCCGCGCACCTCCCCGACGGGCCGACCCCGAGCGCGCTGGCCGTGGCGCCCCTCGTCATGTACGACCGCAAGGACGCGATGCAGGACCGCTGGCTCCGCGGCCGTCGCGCCCCCGCGGGCCAGCCGCGCCACTACGTGCCGTCGTCGGCGGAGTTCGTCACGGCGGTCGCGCTCGGGATGGGCTGGGGCATGCTGCCCGACCTGCAGGGCGAGGAGCTCGTGCGGCAGGGCGTGCTGGTGCCGCTCGACGCGGCGAGCCACGTGGACGTGGCGCTGCACTGGCAGCGGTGGAGCGTCGACTCCCCCGTGCTCGCCGACCTCACGCGGCACGTGCGCGCCGCGGCCGCCTCGCTCCGGTAG
- a CDS encoding TraR/DksA C4-type zinc finger protein yields the protein MTSAPDPDPVDPRAALAALRADTLALIRGLDRDVAAIVEARQDANSDDEHDPEGATLAFERSQSDAMIREARVRLDDVDAAVARLDAGSYGRCEACGEPIPAGRLAIRPAARRCVAHA from the coding sequence GTGACCTCCGCCCCCGATCCCGACCCCGTCGACCCGCGCGCCGCCCTCGCCGCGCTCCGCGCCGACACGCTGGCCCTCATCCGCGGCCTCGACCGCGACGTGGCGGCCATCGTCGAGGCGCGACAGGACGCGAACTCCGACGACGAGCACGACCCCGAGGGCGCGACCCTCGCGTTCGAGCGCTCGCAGTCCGACGCGATGATCCGCGAGGCCCGCGTGCGCCTCGACGACGTCGATGCCGCGGTGGCCCGCCTCGACGCGGGCTCCTACGGCCGCTGCGAGGCGTGCGGCGAGCCGATCCCCGCGGGCCGCCTCGCGATCCGCCCGGCCGCGCGCCGCTGCGTCGCCCACGCCTGA
- a CDS encoding DHA2 family efflux MFS transporter permease subunit, which yields MTASLRPREQPRTSDRLQPGDALVIGLLMASTFLVLLNEMLLGVALPTLIADLRITPSAGQWLTTGYLLTLAVLIPATGFVMRRFHLRTIFLTALSVFIIGTAISAAAPSFGILLIGRIVQAVGTAVFLPLLMTTAIRLIPESRRGRVMALVTAVPAIAPAVGPAVSGLVLTYLPWRWLFLLVLPLAVVALIAGAVKLRNITTPERASLDLVSLALSAVGFGALVLGLSLVGESASGHAPMPPLVPTVVGVIGVAGFVWRQVALRRRTEPFLDMRIFRSRRFAIAVVVMLFVAMNGFGVALVLPFVLTGALGLSTLAIGLFLLPGGVIISVVSALGGRVYDRWGPLPLTIPGAGIWAASIWFLSALDGTSGVWTYLTGYLLMTAGQAMIWGPVTTLALSSLRSELYPHGTAAFTTVQQLAGAAGGAVLVSAYTIGSRATDAGALTAAQTVHAGQAAFMTGGIIAVAGLVATLLIGRRRATSADAAPSA from the coding sequence ATGACCGCTTCCCTCCGACCGCGCGAGCAGCCGCGTACCTCCGATCGCCTCCAGCCGGGCGACGCACTCGTCATCGGCCTGCTGATGGCGTCCACGTTCCTCGTGCTGCTCAACGAGATGCTCCTGGGCGTCGCCCTGCCCACCCTCATCGCCGACCTCCGGATCACCCCGTCGGCGGGCCAGTGGCTCACGACCGGCTACCTGCTGACCCTGGCGGTCCTGATCCCCGCCACCGGCTTCGTGATGCGTCGCTTCCACCTGCGGACGATCTTCCTCACCGCCCTGTCGGTGTTCATCATCGGCACCGCGATCTCCGCCGCAGCTCCGTCCTTCGGCATCCTCCTGATCGGGCGGATCGTCCAGGCCGTCGGGACGGCGGTGTTCCTGCCCCTGCTGATGACCACCGCCATCCGGCTCATCCCGGAGTCGCGCCGGGGTCGCGTCATGGCGCTCGTGACGGCGGTGCCCGCCATCGCCCCGGCCGTGGGGCCGGCCGTCTCGGGCCTCGTGCTGACCTACCTCCCGTGGCGGTGGCTGTTCCTCCTCGTGCTCCCGCTCGCCGTCGTCGCGCTGATCGCCGGTGCCGTGAAGCTGAGGAACATCACGACCCCGGAGCGCGCCTCGCTGGATCTCGTCTCCCTGGCCCTGTCGGCGGTCGGCTTCGGCGCCCTGGTGCTGGGGTTGTCCCTCGTCGGCGAGTCCGCGTCCGGCCACGCCCCGATGCCCCCGCTCGTCCCGACCGTGGTCGGCGTCATCGGGGTCGCCGGGTTCGTGTGGCGCCAGGTGGCGCTGCGCCGACGCACGGAGCCGTTCCTCGACATGCGCATCTTCCGGAGCAGGAGGTTCGCGATCGCGGTCGTGGTGATGCTGTTCGTCGCGATGAACGGCTTCGGCGTCGCCCTCGTCCTGCCGTTCGTCCTGACCGGCGCACTCGGGCTCAGCACGCTCGCGATCGGGCTGTTCCTCCTCCCCGGAGGCGTCATCATCTCCGTCGTGTCCGCGCTCGGCGGGCGCGTCTACGACCGGTGGGGTCCCCTGCCGCTGACCATCCCGGGGGCCGGGATCTGGGCGGCGAGCATCTGGTTCCTCAGCGCCCTGGACGGCACGAGCGGCGTGTGGACCTACCTCACCGGCTACCTCCTCATGACGGCAGGCCAGGCGATGATCTGGGGACCGGTGACGACGCTCGCCCTGTCGTCGCTGCGCTCGGAGCTGTACCCGCACGGGACCGCGGCGTTCACCACGGTGCAGCAGCTCGCGGGTGCCGCCGGCGGGGCGGTCCTGGTGTCCGCGTACACGATCGGCTCCCGGGCGACCGACGCCGGAGCCCTCACCGCGGCGCAGACGGTCCACGCGGGACAGGCGGCCTTCATGACCGGCGGGATCATCGCGGTCGCCGGCCTCGTGGCCACCCTGCTCATCGGGCGCCGTCGGGCGACCTCGGCCGACGCGGCTCCGAGCGCCTGA
- a CDS encoding NtaA/DmoA family FMN-dependent monooxygenase (This protein belongs to a clade of FMN-dependent monooxygenases, within a broader family of flavin-dependent oxidoreductases, the luciferase-like monooxygenase (LMM) family, some of whose members use coenzyme F420 rather than FMN.) — MEIDDRSRTTPQMLIAMQLVGGFGGVPGAWRLPGVPLDSYTDMDEHVRHAQAAERGKIHLLFFADTPALETDLDVQPQRHVIDPVVVMTSLARETTRIGLVATASTTFNEPYNIARQYKAMDVVSHGRIGWNAVTTSNPDAAANFGAQVPPRPERYARAHEVIQIVEALWGSWEADALIGDVAAGRYADASKVRPIDLSGQHVASVGPLPIPPSEQGQPVIFQAGGGQNGLELAGRYADGVYANPFDIPSARAQRDALRAAAVAAGRDADDIKMLAGFMPTVAATKREALDRRRFLDESLDLHQRVAYLGHMIGLPLTYDAIDEPVPAELLARAVASPGDPRAVRALEVVREGWSLRDVIAHGVIDFHPVVAGTAEEVADFMQEWFEAGACDGFSLSIDSLHDGVDDFVDQVVPILQDRGIFHLDYEAATLRESMGAAPRYGRDRRVLGR; from the coding sequence ATGGAGATCGACGACAGGTCCCGCACCACCCCCCAGATGCTCATCGCCATGCAGCTCGTCGGCGGCTTCGGCGGAGTACCCGGCGCCTGGCGCCTCCCCGGTGTGCCGCTGGACAGCTACACGGACATGGACGAGCACGTCCGCCATGCGCAGGCCGCCGAGCGCGGCAAGATCCACCTGCTGTTCTTCGCCGACACCCCGGCGTTGGAGACCGATCTCGACGTCCAGCCGCAGCGGCACGTGATCGACCCGGTGGTCGTCATGACCTCCCTCGCGCGTGAGACGACGCGCATCGGCCTGGTCGCGACCGCGTCCACGACCTTCAACGAGCCGTACAACATCGCCCGCCAGTACAAGGCGATGGACGTGGTCAGCCACGGCCGGATCGGCTGGAACGCCGTCACGACCTCGAACCCGGACGCGGCCGCCAACTTCGGCGCGCAGGTGCCGCCGCGGCCGGAGAGGTACGCCCGGGCGCACGAGGTCATCCAGATCGTCGAGGCGCTCTGGGGCAGCTGGGAGGCGGACGCGCTCATCGGCGACGTCGCGGCCGGCCGCTACGCGGACGCGTCGAAGGTCCGGCCGATCGACCTGAGCGGCCAGCACGTCGCGTCCGTCGGCCCCCTGCCGATCCCGCCGTCCGAGCAGGGGCAGCCGGTGATCTTCCAGGCCGGGGGAGGGCAGAACGGGCTCGAGCTCGCGGGTCGCTACGCCGACGGCGTCTACGCGAACCCGTTCGACATCCCCTCCGCCCGCGCCCAGCGCGATGCCCTGCGCGCGGCCGCCGTCGCGGCCGGCCGGGACGCGGACGACATCAAGATGCTCGCCGGCTTCATGCCCACGGTCGCCGCCACGAAGCGCGAGGCCCTCGACCGGCGCCGGTTCCTGGACGAGTCGCTCGACCTGCACCAGCGCGTCGCCTACCTCGGGCACATGATCGGCCTGCCCCTGACGTACGACGCCATCGACGAGCCCGTGCCCGCGGAGCTCCTCGCCCGCGCGGTCGCGAGCCCCGGGGATCCGCGGGCCGTCCGGGCCCTCGAGGTCGTCCGCGAGGGCTGGTCGCTGCGCGACGTCATCGCGCACGGCGTCATCGACTTCCACCCCGTCGTCGCCGGCACGGCCGAGGAGGTCGCCGACTTCATGCAGGAGTGGTTCGAGGCCGGCGCCTGCGACGGGTTCTCCCTGTCCATCGACAGCCTGCACGACGGCGTCGACGACTTCGTCGACCAGGTCGTCCCGATCCTCCAGGATCGCGGGATCTTCCACCTGGACTACGAGGCCGCCACCCTCCGCGAGAGCATGGGCGCGGCCCCGCGCTACGGACGGGACCGGCGCGTGCTCGGTCGCTAG
- a CDS encoding MerR family transcriptional regulator, translated as MRIGELAKRTGVPPRMLRYYEEQGLISPQRLDNGYRDYGDYLVDRVNKIRGLADAGIPSRIIIDILPCLDQPQTIVVRNAEPGLRDLLTRERDRMAEKIDFLIQNRDAITSYIAALDEATTQEPLAHAS; from the coding sequence ATGCGCATCGGAGAGCTCGCGAAGAGGACGGGCGTGCCTCCGCGCATGCTCCGGTACTACGAGGAGCAGGGCCTCATCTCCCCGCAGCGCCTCGACAACGGGTACCGCGACTACGGGGACTACCTCGTCGACCGCGTCAACAAGATCCGCGGCCTGGCCGACGCCGGCATCCCCTCGCGCATCATCATCGACATCCTCCCGTGCCTCGATCAGCCGCAGACGATCGTGGTCCGGAACGCGGAGCCCGGGCTGCGCGACCTCCTGACGCGCGAGCGCGACCGCATGGCGGAGAAGATCGACTTCCTCATCCAGAACCGCGACGCGATCACGAGCTACATCGCCGCCCTCGACGAGGCCACCACGCAGGAGCCGCTGGCGCACGCGAGCTGA
- a CDS encoding methionine ABC transporter permease, translating to MDALTPLLPLLGRSTIETLTMVLLTLLFGGLGGLVMGLGLYLTRGGSLLANRPVFAVLNVVVNTFRPIPFIIFLVAAQPLARIVTGRGIGQAAIIFTLSLAASFAISRIVEQNLLTVQPGVIEAARSVGASPVRIIFTLLIPEALGPLILGYTFVFVGIVDMTAVAGAIGAGGLGDFAIVYGYRQFEPVVTWAAVLIIIVLVQVVQLIGNRLARAALRR from the coding sequence ATGGACGCGCTGACCCCGCTCCTGCCGCTCCTCGGCCGCTCGACGATCGAGACGCTCACGATGGTGCTGCTGACGCTCCTGTTCGGCGGGCTCGGCGGGCTCGTCATGGGGCTCGGGCTCTACCTCACGCGCGGCGGCAGCCTGCTCGCGAACCGGCCCGTGTTCGCGGTGCTCAACGTGGTGGTCAACACCTTCCGGCCGATCCCGTTCATCATCTTCCTGGTGGCCGCGCAGCCCCTCGCCCGCATCGTGACGGGCCGGGGGATCGGGCAGGCGGCGATCATCTTCACGCTGTCGCTCGCGGCCTCGTTCGCCATCAGCCGCATCGTGGAGCAGAACCTGCTCACCGTGCAGCCCGGCGTGATCGAGGCGGCGCGGTCCGTGGGCGCGAGCCCGGTGCGGATCATCTTCACGCTGCTGATCCCGGAGGCGCTCGGCCCGCTGATCCTCGGCTACACCTTCGTCTTCGTCGGCATCGTCGACATGACGGCGGTCGCGGGCGCGATCGGCGCCGGCGGCCTCGGCGACTTCGCGATCGTCTACGGGTACCGGCAGTTCGAGCCGGTCGTCACGTGGGCGGCGGTGCTCATCATCATCGTGCTCGTGCAGGTGGTGCAGCTCATCGGCAACCGGCTGGCCCGGGCGGCGCTGCGGCGCTGA